A window of Alphaproteobacteria bacterium contains these coding sequences:
- a CDS encoding AFG1 family ATPase: MTPLAVFRDLKDRGELKPDPAQSLVAEKLESLFHALKDYHPSQGETGWRERFGLTRRKETEAPPMGLYIYGEVGRGKSMLMDLFFQTVTIAGKRRVHFHEFMRDIHQEIHKWRQMPGREKLDPLPRLARQIAEDVWLLCLDELQILDIADAMIVGRLFQSLLDNGVVIVATSNRPPHDLYKDGLQRERFLPFIDLINQRFDVVELASGQDYRLNRLKGHPVYHAPLGAEAEAALEYAFTLLSAGAPEEEIAIQVLGHELKVPRARDKVARFTFADLCDSPLGAVDYLALASRFVALIVSEVPLLSPDRRDAAKRFVTLIDALYDHRCILVCSAAAPPEDLYPKGDGAFEFQRTVSRLTEMQSRDYLASSHLA; encoded by the coding sequence CTGACTCCTCTTGCGGTTTTCCGCGATCTCAAGGATCGCGGCGAACTGAAGCCCGATCCTGCCCAGTCCTTGGTTGCCGAGAAGCTGGAAAGCCTGTTTCACGCCTTGAAGGATTATCACCCCAGCCAGGGCGAGACCGGCTGGCGCGAGCGTTTCGGCCTGACAAGGCGCAAGGAGACCGAAGCGCCCCCCATGGGCTTGTACATTTACGGCGAAGTCGGGCGCGGCAAATCGATGCTGATGGATCTGTTTTTCCAAACGGTCACCATCGCGGGCAAGCGCAGGGTTCACTTTCATGAATTCATGCGCGACATCCACCAGGAAATTCACAAATGGCGACAGATGCCGGGGCGCGAGAAGTTGGATCCGCTTCCCAGGCTGGCCCGGCAGATAGCGGAAGACGTTTGGCTTTTGTGCCTGGACGAATTGCAGATTTTGGACATTGCCGACGCCATGATCGTGGGGCGTCTGTTCCAGTCGCTGCTGGATAATGGCGTGGTGATCGTCGCCACCTCGAACCGCCCGCCGCACGATCTGTATAAGGACGGGTTGCAGCGCGAGCGATTCTTGCCCTTCATCGATCTGATCAATCAGCGCTTCGACGTGGTGGAACTGGCCTCGGGCCAGGATTACCGGCTCAACCGCCTGAAGGGGCATCCCGTCTATCATGCGCCCTTGGGGGCCGAGGCCGAGGCGGCCCTGGAATACGCCTTCACCTTGCTTTCCGCAGGCGCGCCGGAAGAGGAAATCGCCATCCAGGTTCTGGGCCACGAGTTGAAAGTGCCGAGAGCCAGGGACAAGGTGGCGCGCTTCACCTTTGCGGATTTATGCGATTCACCCCTGGGAGCCGTCGATTACCTGGCCCTGGCCTCGCGCTTCGTGGCCCTGATCGTGTCGGAAGTGCCCTTGCTTAGCCCGGACCGGCGCGATGCCGCCAAACGTTTCGTCACGCTGATCGACGCGCTTTACGATCACCGCTGCATTCTGGTCTGTTCGGCCGCAGCGCCGCCCGAAGACCTGTATCCCAAGGGCGACGGCGCTTTCGAATTCCAGCGCACGGTCTCGCGCCTAACCGAAATGCAAAGTCGCGATTATCTGGCCAGCAGCCATTTGGCCTGA